The following nucleotide sequence is from Synergistaceae bacterium.
ATCCTCCAGGAGCTGAATCAGAACCTGTTTGTCCGTGCGCGTCTCAGGCGTATGGGGAACGAGAGGAGTGTTGTCCAGATAGGCCTGACGTTCGGCCTCCGGCAGAGCTCCGAGAACGGCTCGTCCGCCGCCGGTGCTGTAGAGGTCGCGCCAGGCGCCGATCCGCGAGCGCATCACCACGGCCTGAGGGCTTTCCATCTTGTCCACATAATAAACGCAATCACGTTCAAATGCGTAAAGGTGTATGGTTTCGCGGCTCATCTCCCACAGTTCGCCCACACAAACTCGAAAGGCCCGTGCAAGGGCACGCCGGGGGCGGTAAGCGCCCGACCAGAAAAGGGGCGTGGGCCCGATCATGTAAAGGGAGTTCTCCCCCTGCAGGACCACATTGCGCTCCCGAAGG
It contains:
- a CDS encoding IclR family transcriptional regulator; this translates as MSVDTNGVRVVERALDILNYMAESGEPARVSDIAKATGLSPATVYRLLSTLRERNVVLQGENSLYMIGPTPLFWSGAYRPRRALARAFRVCVGELWEMSRETIHLYAFERDCVYYVDKMESPQAVVMRSRIGAWRDLYSTGGGRAVLGALPEAERQAYLDNTPLVPHTPETRTDKQVLIQLLEDGNRRGYQEERDENEVGIRCVGAPILDATGYPLGAISVSAPSYRMDDALSEKIGAVTRETADKITALLRKK